TGCGCGGACGACCCCGACCGCCCCGGCGCCGACCGGATCGCCCGCGACCTCGGCCGGTTGCGCGCCGAGTACGAGCAGGCCTCCCCCGTCTTCGGCCGCTACCGGCTCACCGAGCTGCTGATGTGCTACGGGCGCCCCAAGGGCACCGACTTCATCCGGGACAAGGTGCGCGACGTGCACAGCGCCAAGATGCTTCTGGTGGGCACCCGGGGCGATCCCGCCACGCCGTACCGCTGGACCGTGGAGACGGCCGCGCGGCTCGGCTCCTCGGCCGTGGTCCTCGACAACAAGGGCGAGGGGCACACCGGTTACGCCGGCTCCAAGTGCGTGCACGAGAAGGTCGACGACTTCCTGCTGTACGGCTCCCTGCCGCCGAACGGCAGTTCCTGCGCGCCGGAGGAGGACGACTGAGTCAGGCCTCCCAGTCGTGGGCGAGGCGGTGCAGGGCCTCGGCCGTGGCCACGAAGCCGTCCTCGCCCAGCAGTTCGCGCAGCTGGGCGTTGAAGCGGTCGATCTCCGGCCGCGCGGCTCGCAGGGCGTCCGCTCCGGCGTCGGTCAGCTCCAGGACGACGGCCCGGTGCTGGCTCGGGTGCGCCCGCTTGGACAGCAACCCCGCCATGGTGAGGCGCCCGACGAGCGCCGTGACGGCCGACTCGCGCAGACCGAGCTCACCGGCCAGCTCCTGCTGGGTGGCGCCGGGCCGGTCCTGTACGGCGAACAGCGCGCCGACCTGGGCGGTGGTGACGCCGGCGGCGGCGATGCAGCGCCGGTCCACCGCGGTGCGCAGACGGTGTGCCGCCCGCTGCAGCAGGAAGTACAGGCGCTGATCCGGCTCGGACATGGGCCGATCTTG
Above is a genomic segment from Streptomyces sp. SLBN-31 containing:
- a CDS encoding MarR family winged helix-turn-helix transcriptional regulator: MSEPDQRLYFLLQRAAHRLRTAVDRRCIAAAGVTTAQVGALFAVQDRPGATQQELAGELGLRESAVTALVGRLTMAGLLSKRAHPSQHRAVVLELTDAGADALRAARPEIDRFNAQLRELLGEDGFVATAEALHRLAHDWEA